One Natator depressus isolate rNatDep1 chromosome 6, rNatDep2.hap1, whole genome shotgun sequence DNA window includes the following coding sequences:
- the LOC141989821 gene encoding perforin-1-like has translation MTSETLRTQEPLCGALIHLQSSSLPAETQTCPGRRQAPGLKYTSAQFLKQEGSEADNPSCMGEPVTSAMPRFGAFIPLLLFIFPGASSHCHTGTVNECKKHTAFVPGHSLAGEGIDVTTMARKGAYLVDSSLWQHQDGTCTLCRNRLQGGQWQRLPLAAVDWRVRVSCRRKLSSSVQQSAMGMMESTASAVQNDWTVGLDVPVKPKVNVQVALAGSHSKLASFVVDHTRMDKYSFVSHEVSCGYYRFRVSETPPLTSHFTLALENLPDQYDSKSKVEYQQLISNYGTHYLSQLQLGGRARDVTAVRVCEAAMSSLTDDEIKDCLSMEAAVSIGMGSVKGGYSKCKEEKKKGKVQGSFHETYRERHMEVEGGESTTDVLFSGSDAEVFSAWIESLKTSPGLVSYSLHPIHILLEQDDPKREALRQAVSEYIRERALWRNCTRSCPPGTQRSAHDPCSCVCPGDTMTNTMCCSRERGLGKLMVTVKKASGLWGDQSTATDAFVKVLFERREIRTGTIWNNNSPVWYVPLDFGTVRITSASKIRVQVWDEDKWNDDLLGSCDIPLEAGGPHQKDCYLNHGRIWFQYSLRCGPHLGGRSCFDYVSQPSQQSTAKGKEVEAFW, from the exons ATGACGTCTGAGACACTGAGAACACAGGAGCCCCTTTGTGGTGCCTTGATCCACCTTCAGAGCTCATCTCTCCCAGCAGAGACACAGACCTGCCCAGGACGCCGACAGGCCCCAGGGCTGAAATATACCTCAGCTCAGTTCCTGAAGCAG GAGGGTTCAGAGGCCGACAACCCCTCCTGCATGGGGGAACCCGTCACATCAGCCATGCCCAGATTTGGTGCcttcatccccctcctcctcttcatcttcccTGGTGCCTCCTCCCATTGTCACACAGGCACTGTCAATGAATGCAAGAAACACACGGCCTTTGTGCCCGGgcacagcctggctggggagggcatCGATGTGACCACGATGGCCAGAAAGGGGGCCTACCTGGTTGAcagcagcctctggcaacacCAGGACGGCACCTGCACCCTGTGCCGGAACCGACTTCAaggaggccagtggcagaggctgCCACTGGCCGCAGTGgactggcgggtccgcgtctcATGCCGCCGGAAGCTGAGCAGTTCGGTGCAGCAGTCGGCGATGGGCATGATGGAGTCCACGGCATCCGCGGTGCAGAATGACTGGACGGTGGGGCTGGATGTGCCTGTGAAGCCCAAGGTTAATGTCCAGGTGGCCCTGGCCGGATCGCATTCCAAACTGGCCAGTTTTGTTGTAGATCACACACGGATGGACAAATACAGCTTCGTGAGCCACGAGGTCTCTTGTGGCTATTACAG GTTCCGGGTCAGCGAGACGCCACCGCTCACCAGCCATTTCACTCTGGCGCTGGAGAACCTCCCCGACCAGTACGACAGCAAATCCAAGGTAGAGTACCAGCAGCTAATCAGCAACTACGGCACCCACTAcctgtcccagctgcagctggggggccGGGCACGGGACGTGACGGCTGTGCGGGTCTGCGAAGCGGCAATGAGCAGCTTGACTGACGACGAGATCAAGGACTGCTTGAGCATGGAGGCAGCTGTGAGTATCGGAATGGGCTCGGTCAAGGGTGGGTACAGCAAGtgcaaggaggagaagaagaaggggaaggtccAGGGGAGCTTCCACGAGACGTATCGGGAGCGCCAcatggaggtggagggaggagagagcacAACTGATGTGCTCTTCTCTGGCAGTGATGCCGAGGTCTTCTCGGCCTGGATAGAGAGCCTCAAAACCAGCCCTGGCCTGGTGTCCTATTCGCTGCACCCCATCCACATCCTGCTGGAGCAGGATGACCCCAAGCGGGAGGCGCTGAGGCAGGCGGTGAGTGAGTACATCCGTGAGAGGGCCCTGTGGAGGAACTGCACCCGAagctgcccccccgggactcaaCGCAGCGCCCATGACCCCTGCTCCTGCGTCTGCCCTGGGGATACCATGACCAACACCATGTGCTGCTCGCGGGAACGCGGCCTGGGGAAACTGATGGTGACAGTGAAGAAGGCCAGTGGCCTCTGGGGGGACCAATCTACTGCTACGGATGCCTTTGTCAAGGTCTTATTTGAGAGACGGGAGATCCGGACTGGCACCATCTGGAACAACAACAGTCCTGTCTGGTACGTCCCCTTGGACTTTGGTACCGTCCGCATCACCAGCGCCAGCAAGATCCGTGTCCAGGTCTGGGACGAGGACAAGTGGAACGATGACCTGCTGGGAAGCTGCGACATCCCGCTGGAGGCTGGGGGGCCCCACCAGAAGGATTGCTACCTGAACCATGGCCGCATCTGGTTCCAGTACAGCCTGCGCTGTGGGCCCCACCTCGGGGGCCGGAGCTGCTTCGACTATGTCTCCCAGCCATCCCAGCAGAGCACAGccaaggggaaggaggtggaggccTTCTGGTGA
- the LOC141989822 gene encoding perforin-1-like, producing MTAETLRTQEPFCGALIHLQSASLPAETHPSPGCRRAPDPKYTSAWLLRQGGSEDGGTSWVGEPIAAAMPRFGAFIPILLFIFPGTSSHCQKATANECKKHTAFVPGHSLAGEGIDVITMARKGAYLVDSSLWQHQDGTCTLCRNRLQGGQWQRLPLAVVDWRVSVSCHRKLSSSVQQSAMGMLESAASVVQNDWKVELDVPVKPKVNVQVALAGSHSKLASFVVDHARMDKYSFMSHEVSCGYYRFRVSEMPPLTSHFTLALKNLPEQYNSKSKVEYQQLINNYGTHYLSQLQLGGRARDVTAVRVCEASMSSLSDDEIKDCLSMEAGVSIGMGSVKGGYSKCEEEKKKGKVQGSFHETYLERHVEVEGGESTTDLLFSGSDAKVFSAWMESLKASPGLVSYSLHPIHILLEQGNPKREALKRAVSEYIRERALWRNCTRSCPPGTQRSAHDPCSCICPGDTMTNTMCCSRERGLGKLMVTVKWASGLWGDYFSATDAFVKVFFERRESGTNTIWDNNNPVWNVHLDFGTVRITSASKIRVQVWDKDKWKNELLGSCDIPLEAGGPHQKDCYLKHGRIWFQYSLRCGPHLGGQSCFDYVSQPPQQSTAKGKEVEAFW from the exons ATGACGGCTGAGACACTGAGAACACAGGAGCCCTTTTGTGGTGCCTTGATCCATCTTCAAAGCGCGTCTCTCCCAGCAGAGACAcatcccagccctggctgccgaCGGGCCCCGGATCCTAAATATACCTCAGCTTGGCTCCTCAGACAG GGGGGTTCAGAGGACGGCGGCACCTCCTGGGTGGGGGAACCCATCGCAGCAGCCATGCCTAGATTTGGTGCCTTCATCCCCATCCTCCTTTTCATCTTCCCTGGGACCTCCTCCCATTGTCAGAAAGCCACGGCCAATGAATGCAAGAAGCACACGGCTTTTGTGCCCGGgcacagcctggctggggagggtaTCGATGTGATCACAATGGCCAGAAAGGGGGCCTATCTGGTAGAcagcagcctctggcaacacCAGGACGGCACCTGCACCCTGTGCCGGAACCGACTTCAAGGAGGGCAGTGGCAGAGGCTGCCACTGGCCGTGGTGGACTGGAGGGTCAGCGTCTCGTGCCACCGCAAGCTGAGCAGCTCGGTGCAGCAGTCGGCGATGGGCATGTTGGAGTCGGCAGCGTCCGTGGTGCAGAACGACTGGAAGGTGGAGCTGGACGTGCCTGTGAAGCCCAAGGTTAATGTGCAGGTGGCCCTGGCCGGATCGCATTCCAAACTGGCCAGTTTCGTGGTAGACCATGCGCGAATGGACaaatacagcttcatgagccacgaGGTCTCCTGCGGCTATTACAG GTTCCGGGTCAGCGAGATGCCCCCGCTCACCAGCCATTTCACTCTGGCGCTGAAGAACCTCCCAGAGCAGTACAACAGCAAATCCAAGGTGGAGTATCAGCAGCTAATCAACAACTACGGCACCCACTAcctgtcccagctgcagctggggggccGGGCACGGGACGTGACGGCCGTGCGGGTCTGCGAAGCGTCAATGAGCAGCTTGAGTGACGACGAGATCAAGGACTGCTTGAGTATGGAGGCGGGTGTGAGTATCGGAATGGGCTCAGTCAAGGGTGGGTACAGCAAGtgcgaggaggagaagaagaaggggaaggtccAGGGGAGCTTCCATGAGACATATCTGGAGCGCCatgtggaggtggagggaggagagagcacGACTGACTTGCTCTTCTCTGGCAGTGATGCCAAGGTCTTCTCGGCCTGGATGGAGAGcctcaaagccagccctggcctgGTGTCCTATTCGCTGCACCCCATCCACAtcctgctggagcagggcaaCCCCAAGCGGGAGGCGCTGAAGCGGGCAGTCAGTGAGTATATCCGTGAGAGGGCCCTGTGGAGGAACTGCACCCGAAGCTGCCCCCCAGGGACTCAACGCAGCGCCCATGACCCCTGCTCCTGCATCTGCCCCGGGGATACCATGACCAACACCATGTGCTGCTCACGGGAGCGTGGCCTGGGGAAGCTCATGGTGACAGTGAAGTGGGCCAGTGGCCTGTGGGGGGATTACTTTTCTGCTACAGATGCCTTCGTCAAGGTCTTCTTTGAGAGAAGGGAGAGTGGGACCAACACCATCTGGGACAACAACAATCCCGTCTGGAACGTCCACTTGGACTTTGGTACCGTCCGCATCACCAGCGCCAGCAAGATCCGTGTCCAGGTCTGGGACAAAGACAAGTGGAAGAATGAATTGCTGGGAAGCTGCGACATCCCGCTGGAGGCTGGGGGGCCCCACCAGAAGGATTGCTACCTGAAGCACGGCCGCATCTGGTTCCAGTACAGCCTGCGCTGTGGGCCCCACCTTGGGGGCCAGAGCTGCTTCGACTAtgtctcccagccaccccagcagaGCACAGccaaggggaaggaggtggaggccTTCTGGTGA